GGGGAAATAAACACTGTACCCAAATCCACGTTTTACAATGCTCCTGGGAAATGGGTAGGCCTCCACCTatagtccttcacagttttacagctgtgatatatttatttatttacatagatcacatacataaataaatatgataGCTGTAGGTAGCGTTGAGATAAAATTCCCATATTCTATTGCTACTAACATAAATCCTAATATATCATGTTTCCTCATTTGCTCTGTAGGAGGTTCGTCATATGAAGGACATTCAAGTGGATGTGACCCCTAACCTGCAATAGGGGCTCAGTGAGGTGACAGACATCCTGTAATGGATCTCCAGCTAGTGTCTGAGGACCTGGAGAAGGCTGTGTCTACAGCTGTGGGGCAGGACAAGCATGGTAACCTAACCTCACTGTATGAAGGATTTTATTGTTATGGATAGTCATCTCCAATCTGTTCAAATATCACTGTTGTTGGATAACACACATTACCAAAATGATTCACActtgtcttcctatttccacataaTCTGTCATGGTTTCCCCACCCCAACAGGGCATAAAACCAACCTCTCTTTATTGCTACTGCTAATACACCCAAATCCAACAGCCGTTCGAGAACCCTGCTCGCAGTGCccaactgttaggttctaattctcagagtaaaaactcgacggacactatgaatgcttgaaccaagtttattcttcccagagggtcaagacagctgcattagacaaaaaacatattcacacaagcactgatatttaatcctctctcctatgctgagtctcctcctacacatctaaacagtcaatgcatctctgttgctagacagaaccttagtgatatctgttcttcctcacttcatctgacctgaccgctacccaaagtgctcactcctccccaactcaaggctgacatggtgattggtaccagactgtgtctcttctcaTCCCAGAGGATCCCACCCATAGGATGCCTGATGGCTAACaaaaacatatcctgacataatgtaaacgttatacattaagctctctccctcagtgacatgaattcgtagatttcatattctcagaacccaacagtaGGTTTTAAGGTGTGGCTGCATGTTTGTCGTGGACGCATCGTCACTCTTGATGTTCTTTTTCCAAGTCTGAACTGGCCGTTCTTCTCTTTCCTCGACTAATTGAAACCTCAGGGACAGACATCCTGAACGAATCTGATGTCAGAGCTCCCATCAGCCCTCTACACCTCGCTGTGAGTAAAGCCTACCTGCTCCTGTAGTGGTCTCCATatgacaaatggcaccctattccctatttagtacactatgTTTGATCAGATCCTtataggccctgatcaaaagtagttcactacatagggaatagggtgctatctgGGATGCAAGCATGGTGTAGATTTTCCACAGGAAGTTGACTgtccagacagactcacacaccATATTCCGATCTATTCCTGATTAGTGTTaaaatacatgcatattctacacagtgatgatgaggatgatttcCTTATTTTGCCATTTGAGTTAATCAACCTCAGAGGAGAAGTAGAGTGTTTGTTTCTCAATCCCATGCTTGACAGGAACCTCCGATGTTTATGCTGGGCAGGAGCAAAAATGGGCTCCCGATTGAAAGACTCTGGTCTACTTTAGAGGTCTagcactgtatttctgttcaggTGTACCACTGGTCTACTCTAGGACATTGATTATATTAAGAGTGAATATCTATTCATGCGTaccacagtcaccaccatgctATGGAGGTCCTGGTTCAGTCTCTGCTGGATCTAGACGTGAGGGACAGCCAGGGGCGCACCCCTCTGGACCTGGCTGCCTTAAAAAGCCTTGTGGAGTGTGTTGACGTCCTCATCAACCAGGAAGCCTCCATCCTGGTTAAAGACTTCACTCTGAAGAGGACCCCCATCCACGCTGCAGGTAGACATAAGGATATCACATAGAGCTTCTGTAATTAAAAAGTTTTCCTGACCAGATGGCCATTGTTTGGTCATGTTGCTAGGACGACTATGTCCCACTCTAGGGATGGTATCGTGTGAAAATGCCCAcgagacactgatctaaggtcatttTTTGTCATGTTCTCCACTAATGATGAGGATCTagggagggtaagctgatcctagatcagtgcacAGGGGAGACTTCTATCCAGAGCCAGGTACACAGCTAGCAAGTGACAGGCTTCAATGGCCTCAGCCCCAAAATTCTTTATTATCTGCTGTGTTAACATCATGAGGATGTCATCTACCAACACCACTGTTCTTGAAATCTG
Above is a genomic segment from Oncorhynchus kisutch isolate 150728-3 unplaced genomic scaffold, Okis_V2 scaffold1956, whole genome shotgun sequence containing:
- the LOC116368560 gene encoding serine/threonine-protein phosphatase 6 regulatory ankyrin repeat subunit A-like, which codes for MSELPSALYTSLHHHAMEVLVQSLLDLDVRDSQGRTPLDLAALKSLVECVDVLINQEASILVKDFTLKRTPIHAAATNGHSECLRLLIGNADIQSTVGHSRRNSHLGFGYQFPQYSTTL